From the genome of Solanum pennellii chromosome 6, SPENNV200:
ATCGAAAGAGAGTAAGAGCCTGAAATCAGTCACAGTCGATGGAGGGTTCATCACATCATTCTCTCCGAATGCGAATTTAGAATTTGAACTTCATCGGTTCAAACTCTATATTCTATTATAGTcaataatttattgtatttgaaTCTATtatttgtattgattttatctcaatttatatgataatatatgattaagaaagcaaaaaaacataaatcataaatatttatgcgATTGTAAATCATATCATTAAAGATAAATTaagcattttaaaattaaatttgttattgaATATAGAAAATACACAAATCGGGACAAAGGAAGTAGCAATTTAGTGAGAGTTTTAACGCATACAAGATTTACGCTAAGCAACTGTATTCGATCAACCTGTTATCTATGTATTACCCTGTATCGTATATCCGCTCCTAATTCTTGCTGTTCAAAACCGAGCATGATATTTGATTCTTTAAGTGATACAATTAtataaagaaagaagatttgGATTTCTAAAAAGTTATACAAATTCCTAATTGTTAGAGTCAAAATTTCTTACTAATCCAACTCTCTGATTTTGACTAGTAAGTTACACCTATCCAATTTGGCGAAGGTCTAAAAATTGACAAAACAATCAACTGCATAGGCACGTGATTGCATGGAGAGGGGCTGAAGCTAATATCTTGCTGCAAATGTACTCTTTGTTTGTTGCTTAGACTTAATTACAGATTCccttagaaatatattttattgaagGCTTATCACCAGCATGCTAGGTTCCTATTGCAGGACCAAGGTCGAGAAGAGACAAGGCAAGCAGTCTGACCTTGTCTCATTATCAGTAAtttaaaaaagcaaaaaattgCTTATTAtggtacaaaaataaattttgaagagttttcaaTTGATGAAACAAATTCTCTTTCAGTTAGACAAGAAACAAAAGAGTCAATAGATGAAACTAGAGGTTCTTACCACAGcacaatatttttgttataagaccatatttttaataagttttaAACATATCATAGCAATGATGTTGTGGTATATTTTTTACCTTCCAAGATACTAACCAATAAGAAGGGAAGTTGATCTTTGATCATATTGGTGACTCCGTAATAGTATTACTTCAGAGAAAAATCATTCCTGCACTATCAATTGTAATCAAATGACGAAATTAAATAAGATCTTTTTTACTAAGCATAATGACCTACCAAAATATTTTGCGTGTTTCCATCAGTTATTCCACTCAGTTTCAGATGTCGGTATTCATCCAATTGGCGCCTGTGTCGTCGTTTGATTCCATCTCTAAACAGAGTGCTTCCTGAACTTTTAACTTCCACAGGAATGTAGGATCCTTGTGAGTTCTGCTGAATATTTTTGTTCTTGATGTACGTTACTGCCTGCGCCTGAACTAATGTACAACAAGAAAGCTTTAGCAGTAATGAACTGATAACAATTAGCTTCCCCTTCACCACCCTTCTAGTTACATGCTCTAATGGAACACTTAGATGTCATTCCACCAAATTCAATTCAGATACATGTTAGGAACACAGAATGGCAAAGCATTAACTATGAAACAAAGGAGGGATCTAATGAAATACTTGAACATACCAGATTTTGAAGACTCTGAGATCACAGCAACTTCTTTaagcttcttaattttttcaattatgaAATAGTTTTCAGAGTCATCTACGATGTTCATGTCAAAACATAAGAGCGCCTTTTCACATGCCTGAAAAGTACAAGTCAGAGGCAGATATTGGAATTCACTTGCTATAAGCAGTGGATGTTGTAACTTCAGAATATTTATGAAGCCATAAGGAACCAGGCTCAAAATAAATGTACAAAATAGATAGCATCAAGTCAAAAACATATGCTCTTTAGTGTCGGCAAGATGTAAAACATGCAATAGTTGCACAGCTAGATTGATCTAATACCTAGCATAACTTTCACTACACATAAGTCCAGGACAAACTGTCCATACTGTATTTCTGAAGGAGGACTCATCGATGAGGTAGAGGTGGCTAATTAGAACGAGACGTTTTCAGCAGTGAGTCTAATTCCTAATTCAGAATGCAAAAGAACCGTAAATCTACATCTAACAAATTTCAAACAAGAGGCATAAAGATAACAAAGTTAAGTGATTTTCACTATAGCATCTGAGTGTCAGATCAAATTATTCAGGTAAACTAACAGAGATAGAACCTACAAACACATCCAAAAGGGGAACACAATATGACATGATAAGAACATTCAAGCTATGATCAAAGAAGTACAGAAACATAACAGTACAAGCAGAAACATTTAGCATTAACTCTGACCTGAGCATAAATTTTCAATGGACAGCATATACTAACAATTTTGTTCCTTGTTCATTTGCACGTGTAATATGCTTTCAAGTGCCCAAAACTTTGTCAGAAACTTACCTTCTTTGCAATGGAACAAAAGCCACTTTCAAGTGAATGCTCAGCAAAAGTGAGCCACTCACTATATAAAACAAGAAGCCTCTGATCACTGATAGCTTTCTGCTCTCTCATAAGCAATGCCTCATATCTCAATGCCAAGCAACTCTGTGAATACCCAATGGTTAAAAGTCACGTTTTTGGAACCGAAAATAAAAAGGCAAAACCAGAATTTCTATAATGGaagaatataatcatcatcagtTGTGGTTTCTTAAAGCTTTCACAACATAGGATATGTCTACACTTTGGATCTTCCGAAATGTTTGACACACTTTAACTCTGATAAATTCTGTATGCACCTTTCACAAATTTCCAAAAAGATAATTTAAAGCATGATCTGATGTTTAAAATCAGATGAAATTCTCGACAACTACATCGACATTCTGTTGAAGACTACAGCTAACtcttaacctcatgctctatcAAATTGTTTCACATATAAGAAAAGAACGAGGTGTGTCTGCAGTAATATACCATGAAAACTATCTATATCATAACACTCATTGGATAGTCAGGTTCTCGTGTTCCTAAATATCACTTCTACTGATTACTTCATTTTCACAAACTCTAACCGAAAAGAGTTTTTGTATATACATAAGGAAGGATATATTTTCTTTACagatacaattttctctgcacACAGCAGTCATTGTTTACATCTTTTGCTACTCACATTACCACCTGCCTCCACTACCAAAATCACAGCCACTTGTACAGGAATATAAGTTATCTGTGTCTACTACTAATACTTATTGAAGTGCATTCGAACACTAAAAGTTTAAAACTAAGGATATAACTTCCTTAGCAAAACAATATTAGCATGAGATTTATCTTTCGAAGATAAAACAAATACCGAACACAACAGGCTACAAAATCTCAAGCAGCTCTTCAACTTATCACAAGTTCCACCAAAATACATGGTTTAATACATCAGTGTCTTCAACATCATCCAACTGAAAACTACTGTTCTTTCCGATTAGCTCTGTCTTCTAGTAACTATGTGTttccaaataattaaatcaaagtgaAATGTACCAATTTGAAATCGATTGAGTCAAAGCTGTATACCTCAGTATCTCCGATGAGAGCAAAAACGCGAACTAGAAAATCTACGATCAGAAGCTTATGCTCTGCAGCTTTTCCAGCGATTTCCTCAATAATGCGGAGAGATTCGTGTCTCATGAACTGTTTCAAAATACATACCACTCCGTCCAGAGATTTGTAATCGTTCCAAGCTAAAACGGACTCGAGAATTCGAAGAGTTCCTTCATCAAGTCTGCACAAAAATCATGCTCACAAGTGCATTTTATTGAATCAgaacaaaaattttgattaatcgAAAACAAACCTACGGCTCTCGACTTGGAATCTGAATAGGGAGATTTGCTGCGAAACTGCAGTTGACATCTTCACGAGAAGGAAATGAGGAGCTGCAGATTTCAAACTGCCCTAATTTATAGTCTGTTCGAATTTTGTATTTTCCGCgttccctttttaattttattttgggtTAATTTCAAAGAGCTCCTTCTTGTTACATAGAAACTACACTTTCCTCCCTGCGATGTTGATGACTTTAACATAATTAGTAACGTTATGATTATAAAGTATTGGTCTAACAaagtaaattaatattaatattcttttttaactttGTGTTGAAATTACGAGCCATCAAAAATGATGTAAATtacaatgaaagtggaatgataaaataatttaaaacatggCATAAATGTTGATTTCTgactttaaaaaaacaattcctACAGAACAGAACAGTTATGACCCACA
Proteins encoded in this window:
- the LOC107022798 gene encoding uncharacterized protein LOC107022798 isoform X2; its protein translation is MSTAVSQQISLFRFQVESRRLDEGTLRILESVLAWNDYKSLDGVVCILKQFMRHESLRIIEEIAGKAAEHKLLIVDFLVRVFALIGDTESCLALRYEALLMREQKAISDQRLLVLYSEWLTFAEHSLESGFCSIAKKACEKALLCFDMNIVDDSENYFIIEKIKKLKEVAVISESSKSVQAQAVTYIKNKNIQQNSQGSYIPVEVKSSGSTLFRDGIKRRHRRQLDEYRHLKLSGITDGNTQNILE
- the LOC107022798 gene encoding uncharacterized protein LOC107022798 isoform X1; its protein translation is MSTAVSQQISLFRFQVESRRLDEGTLRILESVLAWNDYKSLDGVVCILKQFMRHESLRIIEEIAGKAAEHKLLIVDFLVRVFALIGDTESCLALRYEALLMREQKAISDQRLLVLYSEWLTFAEHSLESGFCSIAKKACEKALLCFDMNIVDDSENYFIIEKIKKLKEVAVISESSKSVQAQAVTYIKNKNIQQNSQGSYIPVEVKSSGSTLFRDGIKRRHRRQLDEYRHLKLSGITDGNTQNILVGHYA